One region of Oryza sativa Japonica Group chromosome 10, ASM3414082v1 genomic DNA includes:
- the LOC4348697 gene encoding probable serine/threonine-protein kinase PBL16, whose protein sequence is MGNCWFRGSLIVNRVSSNAKPETPKIQSPSERDRSDESKLPSNAKEVEAMRLDSSARNPLVAFSFEELRAVTSNFRQDSLIGGGGFGRVYKGAVAASAAGDGDGAEPQPVAVKVHDGDNSFQGHREWLAEVIFLGHLSHPNLVRLVGYCCEGDHRLLVYEYMPRGSVESHLFSRVMAPLSWATRMKIALGAARGLAFLHEAEKPVIYRDFKTSNILLDEEFNAKLSDFGLAKDGPVGDKSHVSTRIMGTYGYAAPEYVMTGHLTAMSDVYSYGVVLLELLTGRKSLDKSRPPREQTLADWALPLLTHKRKVMSIVDPRLSAAAAAAGAGGELPARAVHKAAMLAYHCLNRNPKARPLMRDIVASLEPLQADDEARDAAGA, encoded by the exons ATGGGTAATTGCTGGTTTAGAGGGAGCTTAATTGTTAACAGAGTCTCTTCTAATGCGAAGCCAG AGACTCCCAAGATCCAGAGCCCATCGGAGAGGGACCGGAGCGACGAGAGCAAGCTGCCATCGAacgccaaggaggtggaggcgatgcGGTTGGACTCGTCGGCGCGCAACCCGCTCGTCGCCTTCTCCTTCGAGGAGCTCAGGGCGGTCACCAGCAACTTCCGCCAGGACTccctcatcggcggcggcggcttcggccgcGTCTACaagggcgccgtcgccgcctccgccgccggcgacggcgacggcgccgagcCCCAGCCCGTCGCCGTCAAGGTCCACGACGGCGACAACAGCTTCCAGGGCCACCGCGAGTGGCTG GCGGAGGTGATCTTCCTGGGCCATCTGTCGCACCCCAACCTGGTGAGGCTCGTCGGATACTGCTGCGAGGGCGACCACCGGCTGCTCGTCTACGAGTACATGCCACGCGGCAGCGTCGAGTCCCACCTCTTCTCCC GGGTGATGGCGCCGCTGTCGTGGGCGACGCGGATGAAGATCGCGCTGGGCGCGGCGAGGGGGCTCGCGTTCCTCCACGAGGCCGAGAAGCCTGTCATCTACCGCGACTTCAAGACCtccaacatcctcctcgacgag GAGTTCAACGCGAAGCTGTCGGACTTCGGGCTGGCGAAGGACGGGCCGGTGGGGGACAAGTCGCACGTGTCGACGCGGATCATGGGCACCTACGGCTACGCGGCGCCGGAGTACGTCATGACCGGCCACCTCACGGCCATGAGCGACGTCTACAGCTacggcgtcgtcctcctcgagctcctcacCGGCCGCAAGTCGCTCGACAAGTCCCGCCCCCCGCGGGAGCAGACGCTCGCCGACTGGGCGCTCCCCCTCCTCACCCACAAGCGCAAGGTCATGTCCATCGTCGACccccgcctctccgccgccgccgccgccgccggcgcaggcggcgaGCTGCCGGCGAGGGCGGTGCACAAGGCGGCGATGCTGGCGTACCACTGCCTGAACCGGAACCCCAAGGCGAGGCCGCTCATGCGGGACATCGTCGCGTCGCTCGAGCCGCTGCAGGCCGACGACGAGgcgcgcgacgccgccggcgcctga
- the LOC107277294 gene encoding transcription repressor OFP12, with product MMPRNAAERAMAGCLPTAGLRRALTLPSPSPAAAVGHEEGSSTSAASTSVGTGSPPSSSSASTSSPAFLDDLDPPLYLDDVEAEADAGGLSTAIASRRLFFESPGRSNSIVDSAEHPAAAAAAVVPRGNGGASTSSSSSSGRPAAAPSRAAAAATGKGVRVCGDEQARPVPVSTAAPREEFLKSMTEMVDAMGLDVARRGGDRARLHELLLSYIALNDRDALPDILGAFTDLLLALNAHGPAATPADGVVRERGGGGDARRKA from the coding sequence ATGATGCCAAGGAACGCGGCGGAGCGCGCAATGGCGGGGTGCTTGCCCACCGCCGGGCTCCGGCGGGCGCTgacgctgccgtcgccgtcgccggcggcggcggtgggccatGAGGAGGggtcgtcgacgtcggcggcgtcgacaTCGGTCGGGAcggggtcgccgccgtcgtcgtcgtcggcgtcgacctcgtcgccggcctttCTTGACGACCTTGATCCGCCGCTGTACCTTGATGATGTcgaggcggaggccgacgcCGGTGGGTTGTCCACCGCCATCGCCTCACGCCGGCTGTTCTTTGAGTCGCCCGGACGGTCGAACTCCATCGTGGATTCCGCCgagcaccccgccgccgccgccgccgccgtcgtcccccgCGGCAACGGAGGCGccagcacgtcgtcgtcgtcgtcgtcggggcgTCCTGCCGCCGCGCCTAGCCGCGCGGCTGCTGCGGCGACTGGTAAGGGAGTGCGCGTGTGCGGCGACGAGCAGGCGCGGCCGGTCCCGGTGTCGACGGCCGCGCCGCGGGAGGAGTTCCTCAAGTCGATGACGGAGATGGTGGACGCCATGGGGCTCGATgtcgcgcgccgcggcggcgaccgcgcccGCCTCCACGAGCTGCTCCTCTCCTACATCGCGCTCAACGACCGCGACGCGCTCCCGGACATCCTCGGCGCGTTcaccgacctcctcctcgccctcaaCGCCCATGGtcccgccgccacccccgccgacggcgtcgtccgagaacgcggcggcggcggcgacgcaagGAGGAAGGcatag